The Kitasatospora paranensis genome has a window encoding:
- a CDS encoding agmatine deiminase family protein, protein MSDSHRALGSLGSRLFGDTPSRRGVLGAAGLGVAGAVVGSMTGGVQPAAAALPSRWVDRDDVPHALTWMSWPSRPSVWGRQLSGVQQDIALIARTIARFEPVVVCAPDGESAATARSWCGPEVTVLTSIPTDDLWMRDIAPVFRRDGHGGLDAVGLNFNGWGNKQTHRDDAEVARGIADHERLPFRTADFVGEGGAVETDGDGTVMATESSLVNKNRNRGMSRDEIEDAVLAVYGADRMIWVPGIKGKDITDDHIDVTSRFVRPGVVMVQLPPEGRNDVWARDAREQFAILSGATDARGRRLRVIRVEGPDTVRSRKADFVDSYLNFHVVNGAVITAQFGDLAKDDAAARALAAAFPGRQVVQLDVDRLMAGGGGIHCSTMHEPLP, encoded by the coding sequence ATGAGCGACTCGCACCGTGCCCTCGGTTCCCTCGGCAGTCGGCTGTTCGGCGACACCCCCTCGCGCAGGGGAGTGCTCGGCGCGGCGGGGCTGGGCGTGGCGGGTGCGGTCGTGGGCTCGATGACCGGCGGTGTGCAGCCGGCGGCTGCGGCCCTGCCGAGCCGGTGGGTCGACCGGGACGACGTACCGCACGCGCTGACATGGATGTCGTGGCCCTCCCGCCCGTCCGTCTGGGGCCGGCAGCTGAGCGGCGTGCAGCAGGACATCGCCCTGATCGCCCGGACGATCGCCCGGTTCGAACCGGTGGTCGTGTGCGCCCCGGACGGGGAGTCGGCCGCCACAGCCCGTTCCTGGTGCGGGCCGGAGGTCACCGTGCTCACCTCGATCCCCACGGACGACCTCTGGATGCGCGACATCGCGCCCGTCTTCCGCCGTGACGGGCACGGCGGCCTCGACGCGGTCGGCCTCAACTTCAACGGATGGGGCAACAAGCAGACCCACCGCGACGACGCCGAGGTCGCCCGCGGCATCGCCGACCACGAGCGACTGCCGTTCCGTACGGCGGACTTCGTCGGTGAGGGAGGCGCCGTCGAGACCGACGGCGACGGCACCGTCATGGCGACGGAGAGCAGCCTGGTCAACAAGAACCGCAACCGCGGCATGAGCCGGGACGAGATCGAGGATGCCGTTCTCGCCGTGTACGGCGCGGACCGGATGATCTGGGTGCCGGGGATCAAGGGCAAGGACATCACCGACGACCACATCGACGTCACGTCCCGCTTCGTGCGGCCCGGCGTGGTGATGGTCCAGCTGCCCCCGGAGGGCCGCAACGACGTCTGGGCCCGCGACGCCCGCGAGCAGTTCGCCATCCTCTCCGGGGCCACCGATGCCCGGGGCCGCCGTCTCCGGGTGATCCGGGTGGAGGGGCCCGACACGGTGCGGTCACGGAAGGCCGACTTCGTCGACTCCTACCTCAACTTCCACGTCGTCAACGGCGCCGTGATCACCGCTCAGTTCGGCGACCTGGCGAAGGACGACGCCGCGGCCCGGGCCCTCGCGGCGGCATTCCCCGGGCGCCAGGTCGTCCAACTCGACGTCGACCGGCTGATGGCCGGTGGAGGCGGGATCCACTGCTCCACGATGCACGAACCGCTGCCCTAG